The Comamonas piscis region GCTCAGCCAGTGTGCGTGCCAGCTGCTGCGTGTGTGCCTCCACCGGTTGGCTGTGTGTGTCCAGGAACAGGTCAAAGCGGTCGTCGAACTCATGGCCGGCCACATGCATGTAGCTGATGCGTTCCATGCCCAGGCGCTGCACAAACTCGCTGGGGCTCAGGCCGCCGTGGTTCTTGTGGTTGACGGACAGGTTGTTCAGGTCGAGCAGCAGATGGCAGTCTGCCCGCTCCAGCACAAGACCGAGGAAATCCGCCTCCGGCATTGCGCCGATGTTGGTGTACCAGGTCGTGTTCTCAATGGCGATGCGCATGCCCAATGCATCCTGCACCGCCCGTATGCGGTCTGCAATGCGGTGCGCATGCAGGACGGTAAAGGGAACGGCAAACAGATCGTAGAGCTGGTAGCTGTCGCCGCTGGCAGCCAGGTGGTCGGAGTAGAGCGGCGCGCCCAGGTCCGTTATCAGCTGGCGCAGATCGCGCAGGAATGACTGGTCTAGGGCGGCGGCGCCCCCTAGATTCAGCGCCACGCCATGCAGGTGCACCGGGCGGCCGGAGGCGATCAAGGCATGCAGCGGATCCAGATCCCGGCGTACCCAGTTCTCGGGTGCGACTTCAAAGAAGTCGGCTTGGACTGCGGACATGTCCCAGTCCAGCATTTCGCGTCTGAAGCCAAGGCCAATCATGGAGCGTCCCTCTCGTGGATGGCAGGGGCCAGCGCAATGCGGCCCACCGCCCTGGTTACTCGCCAAAACTATCGCCCTGCGGCAAGGTACCGGCCATGCGGGCCTGGGTGGCGCCCTTGATTACCTCGGCGCGGCTGGGGCCCATGCCTCGCTCATGGCTGTTGAACTGAAACTCATCGTTCTTGAGCAGCAGCATGCCGCTGTTGCGGGCCTGGACAAAGTCGGCCTGCACCTGGGCACGGGTCAGGTTGCTGCTTCCCTTTGCAAAAGGCGGGTAGTCCGAGCCATTGCCGACGGGATCGGTGCTCATCGCGTGGGCGCTGCCGCCGAAGGCCAGGCTGACTGCAAGAATGAAGCGGGTGGTGGTGGTGTTAAACATGGCAGTGGGTACTTTCTGCAAATGGCTTGGGTGAGGGAGTGGAGCCCACCCAAGGAGCGTGTGGATTAGGAAACCTGTTGGCGCGATCAGTGGGAACCTGCGCCATCCATCTTGGAACCGCTGTCGTCCTTCTTTGAACCGCTGTCGTCCTTCTTGGAGCAACCGCCATCTTTCTTAGAGCAGCCACCGTCCTTCTTGGAGCAGCCAGCATCTTTCTTGGAACCATGGGCGTCCTTGGGGCTCGATTCTTTCTTGCCACAGGCGCCGGGGCCACAGCCGGTGTCATGGCTGCCAGCTGCCCAGGCAGAGGTGGCGAGTACAGCAGCGGCCAAGGTGGTGAGGGTCTTGAGTTTCATGGTCTATTTCCTGGAAATGAAAGGATGAAAGTGCACAGCACAGCGCTGCCACGTTGATGAAGTCGTTTGACTGCATCGATTCCTGACATCTTTTAGAAAATATTTATGGAGGCCTCGAAAATGCGGGCGTTGGCAAGGCTTGGCCTGCGCCTGAAGCGGCGTGCCCTTTTTGGAAGAGCAGCGTGGCTGAGAGGCCTCAGCGCCGCTTCAGGAATCTGTCTCTGTCAGGGTTTCAACGCAGGATCGAGCCGCAGCTGCAGCAGCGCGCCAGCGATCAGCGCATGCATGCCCTGGGCCAGATCGCCTTCCATCTCGGCGGTCTCGGCTTCAAAGCTGGTTTGCACCACGGTCTCCTGGCGCGCGGCGGAGTAGACCGAATCGGCAGCGGCCAGGCCATGGAAGGCGATGGTCGCCAGCAGCTGGCGCGACTGGTCCTTGTCGATGCGGTAGGCCTGCGCCACCTCTTGCTGGTGCGCATCGATCTTCTGCAGCATGGCGGGGGTGGCGACCAGCCTGCGGATCACATAGGGCGTCACACCCGGATAGGTTTTGGCGAACTCACGCACCGAGTCGCTGAAGCGGAGCAGGTAATCCTGCAGACCCTCATGCACCCCCACCTTGGGCAGAGAAAACTCCCAGCGCCTGAAGATCTCCTCAGCCACCATGTGCTTGAGCTCGGCCAGGCTCGGCACATGCTTGTACAGCGCCATATGGGTGACGCCCAGCGCGCTGGCCACGCCCACAAAGGTGATGTGCGGCAAGCCGATCTCTATGCCCGCATCGGCGATGCGCTCTTGCGTGATCAGGCGCGGTCGTCCGCGCGGGGCTGCTTTCTTCTCTGGGTCCATGGTCTCTCCGGGTGCTCGCCCATTGTCAGCCATACCGCGTTGGAGATAGCTGTAAAAGGTGTACGGTAATCATTTAGTTTAGTATGATGCAACTAATTATTGTTCCTGTTGCGTTTCGCATTGCTGTTGTCTGTTTTTTGGAAGACCGGCACATGGATCACGCAGTGCCCGCGCCTTGATGGCGGCGGCACATGCACGGGGCGTTGCTTTGTTTTTCTCTAGGTCTTGCTCCCATGCATGCTCATGACGCGGCTTCTGCCGCAGCCCCAGGCTCCGGTCCCATCCGCCGGGTGCTCCACCCGATTCGCGGGCGTTTGATGGCCGCGGCCGCGCTGTCGGGCTTGGGTTCCATGCTCAGCCTGGTGCCGCTGGCGGCAATGGTGCGCATGGCCCAGCTTGCGTTGGCTGAGCCCGCCGATACCGCCGGCATCTGGGCTTTGTTGGGGCCAGCGCTGGGCAGCTTGTTTGGTGCGGCGCTGCTGATGCTGGCGGGCGAGGTGCTGGCCCATATGGCAGACAACCAGCTCAGCCATGGCCTGCGAATGGCCGCTGTGCAGCGGCTGGGCCAGGTGCCGCTGGGCTGGTTCAGCAGCCGCACATCGGGCGAGGTCAAGCAGGTGCTGCAAGACGACATCGCCACCTTGCACAGCCTGAGCGCGCATTTCTACACCTCGGTGGCACGTGCGGGCGGCGCGATTGTGGTTGCGGTGGTTTATCTGCTGGCGCAGGACTGGCGCATGGCCTTGATCGCCTTGCTGCCGTTCCCTGGCTATGTCTGGTTTCTGCGCCGCGCGCTGCAGGCCAGTGGCGCGCAGATGAGCGTGTTTGCCGGCCATATGGGGCGCATCCAGTCGGCCGCCGTGGCCTTTGTTGCCGGCATGCCCGTCATCAAGGCCTTTGGCAACAGCGGCCAAGGCATGGCCAGCTACCAGGGCGCGGTCGATGCGTTTGCGCAGGCGTTCAGAGATTTTGTGCGCCCCCTTGTCGGCGCGATGGCCCATGCCCATGGCATGGCCGCCCCCGTCACCGTGTTGGGCTTTGTACTGGCCGGTGGTTGCCTGCTGGGCAGCCTGGGTGTGTTGGCCCCTCTGGATCTGCTGCCCTTTGTGCTGGTCGCTCCCGGTATCTGCGCGCCGGTGCTGCTGCTGCACACCTTGCTGCATGACCTGCAGGGCGCCACCGCTGCAGCACAGCGTGTGCTGACGCTGCTCGACACGCCCGTGCTGCCGCAACCCGCGCCCAGCGAGCAGCAGCAACCGCTGAACAACCACCTCTGTTTTGACCAGGTCGGCTATGCCTATGGCCCGGGCCAGCAGGCGTTGGCGGGCATCAGCTTCCAACTCCAACCCGGAACGGTCACCGCCATCGTCGGCCCCTCGGGCGCCGGCAAAACCACCATCGCGCGCTTGCTGCTGCGCTTTTTTGACCCGACCGAAGGCCGCATCACCCTGGGCGGCGCCGATCTGCGCGCCATCGGCAGCGCCGAGCTCTACCAGCGCATAGGCTTTGTGCTGCAGGATGTGCGCCTGATACAGGCCAGCCTGCGCGACAACATAGCGCTGGGCCGGCCCGGCGCGAGCCAGGCCGATATAGAAGCCGCCGCACGCGCCGCCGATGTGCATGACTGCATAGCAGCGCTGCCACGCGGCTATGACGCGGTGCTGGGCGAGGACGCGCAGCTCTCCGGTGGCGAGCGCCAGCGCATCAGCATTGCCCGCGCCGTGCTGATGTATGCGCCCATCCTGGTGCTGGACGAGGCCACCGCCGCTGCGGATGCCGATAGCGAGGCAGCGATTCAGCACGCGCTGTCGCGCTTCGCGCAAGGCCGCACGGTGCTGGTGATCGCCCACCGGCTGGACACCGTCATGCAGGCCGACCAGATATTGGTGATTGACGAAGGGCGCCTCGTCGAACAGGGCCGCCATGCCGATCTACTGGCTAAAGGTGGGCGCTATGCCCGCCTATGGCGCGAAGGTGGCTATGCCGCTGCGCAGGAGGCCAGCCCATGCTGAAAACCCTGAACCTGCTGCTGGGCGAGCAGGCCCCGTTGCTGCGCCGCTACGCCTGGATGGCGGCTTTGTATGGCGTGCTCTGCGGCCTTTGCACTGCGCTGCTGCTGCCGCTGATGACGCAGCTTTTGCAAGCCCAGTGGCGCGGCGCTGGCGCCTGGCTGCTGGCTCTGCTGGCCGCCGTGGTGCTGGCCTGGTGGTGGCGCGGCCGGGTGGAGCAGGCGGGGGTAGGGGTGGGCGTAGCGGTATTGCAAACCGGCCGCCACCGACTGGGTGCCCATGTGGCGCGCTTGCCCATGGGCTGGTTCAACGCGCAGAACACCGCCAAGGTCAGCCACCTGGTCACCCAGGGGATGATGGCCGTGGCGCAATTGCCCGCCCATGTGTTCACCCCCGTCATCAGTGGTGTGGTGGCGCCCCTGGTGGTGCTGGCGCTGCTGTTTGTGCAGGACTGGCGCCTGGGCCTGGTGGGGCTTGTGGCCTTGCCCTTGCTGCTGGGCGTGCTGCTGTTGACCGCCCGCATGGGCCGCTGGGCCGATGCCGCGTTTCAGCATGACTTTGCGCAAGCCGGCCAGCGCATGGTGGAGTTTGCGCAGGCGCAATCCGTGTTGAGAGCTTTCCAGGGCGGCGGGCAGAGCACCCGCTTTGTGGCGCAGGCGATGGAGCAGCAGCGCCAGTCGGCCGGGCGTTTGATTGCGGTGTCTGCGCTGTCGTCGGTGCTCAATGTCTGGGCCGTGCAGGCGGTGTTTGCGGCCTTGCTGGTTGCGGTCGTCATCGGCATCGATCCGCACAGCGCCCAGGTCTTGGCGCCTGGCCAGGTCATGGGCACGGTGCTGTCCATGCTGCTGATCAGCCGCTTTGTGGAGCCGCTGCTGGAGCTGGTCGGTTATGCCGATGCGCTGCGCAGCGCGCGCGGCCAGCTCGATGCGATGGACGCGCTGTTTGCGCAGCAGCCCCTGCCGCAAACGCAGCAGCCGCAGTGGCCGCGCGATGCATCGATCAGCCTGCGCGATGTGCATTTCTCCTATGGCGCAGACCAGCCCGCCGTGCTGCGCGGGCTCAACCTGCATGTGCCGCCCGGCAGCATGACGGCCTTGGTGGGGGCATCGGGCTCCGGCAAAAGCACCCTGGTGCGGCTGATGGCGCGCTTTTGGGATGTGGACCAGGGCGAGGTGCTGATTGGAGGCACCGATGTGCGGCAGATGGACGAGGCGCAACTGGCCGCGCAGATCAGCCAGATCTTTCAGGACAGCTATTTGTTTGCCGGCAGCATGGCCGACAACATCCGCATCGGCCGGCCCGGTGCCAGCGATGCAGCGCTGTGGGAGGCTGCGCGCCAGGCAGGGGTGGACAGCATCGCCCAGCGCCTGCCCGGCGGCATGGACAGCCCCGTGGGCGAGGGCGGCGCCCAGCTCTCGGGCGGCGAACGCCAGCGCATTGCGATTGCCCGCGCCCTTATCAAGGATGCGCCGATCTTGCTGGTGGACGAGGCCACCGCTGCGCTCGATACCGAGAACCAGGCGCTGGTTGCCCATACCCTTGCTCGTTTGCGCGGCCAGCACACCGTGGTGGTGATTGCGCACCAGCTGTCGACCATTGCCATGGCCGATCAGGTGCTGGTGCTGGAAGGTGGCCAGGTGGTGGAGCAGGGCACACCGGCGCAACTGGCAGCACAGCATGGCCGCTACGCGCAGTGGCTGGCCCAGCGCGCGCAGGCCCAGGGCTGGCGCATGGCGGCAGGCGAGGAGCGGGTGTGATGCGGCTGCGCTGGTGGTTGGGCTTTGCACTGCTGTGCCTGGCGTCCCTGTTGGTAGGGGCGCGCCAGATGGCCTGGTCGCAGCTCTGGGCCTTCTCGGGCGGTTCCGGCGATGCCTGGCTTACCTTGACGGCCAGCCGGCTGCCGCGCCTGGCCGCGCTGGTGTTGACCGGTGCAGGCCTGGCCGTCTGCGGCGTGATCCTGCAGCACATAGTGCGCAACAAATTCGTGGAGCCTGGTACCTCGGGCGGGCTCGATGCCGCCAAGCTAGGCATCCTGATCGCGATGACCTTGGTGCCCTCGGCTGGTGCCCCGGGCCGCATGGCGCTGGCGCTGCTGTTCTGCTTTGCATCCAGCCTGCTCTATGTCGCGATCATCGCGCGCATCCGTTTCAAGAACACCGTCCTGGTGCCCGTGATCGGGCTGATGTACGGCAGCGTGCTCAGCGCCGTGGCCGAGTTCTATGCCTACCGCCACAACATCCTGCAAAGCATGCAGGGCTGGCTGCTGGGCGATTTTTCGCGCATCGTGCAAGGCCATTACGAGATGCTCTACATCATCCTGCCCGTCGTGGCGCTGGCCTATCTCTATGCCCAGCGCTTTACCGTGCTGGGCATGGGGGAGGAGATGGCTACTAGCTTGGGGCTAGGCTATGCGGCCACCGCCACTTTGGGGCTGGTGCTGGTAGCCGTCACCGTCTCGGCCACCGTCATCGCCGTCGGCGCCATCCCCTTTGTCGGCCTGGTCGTGCCGCAGCTGGTGGCCTTGTACAAGGGCGACCACCTGGCCCGCAACCTGCCGCTGGTAGCGCTGGGCGGTGCCAGCCTGCTGCTGGTTTGCGATATCGCCGGGCGCCTGCTGATCTATCCGTTTGAGGTGCCCATTGGCCTTACCGCAGGCGCCTTAGGCGGCGTGGTGTTCCTGGTGCTGATTCTGCGGGGACGGCGATGAAGCGCGCTACCACCCTGAAGGCCGTGAGCACCCGCCATGCGCTGTGGCTGGGCATCGCCGTGCTGGCCCTGGGCTTTGTGCTGCTGGGCTCGGGCCTGGACCTGGGCTATGTCATCCCCCGGCGTTTGCTGCGGCTGGCTGCTATTGCGCTGGGCGGCATCTGCGTGGCGGTGTCGGCCATCGTGTTCCAAACGTTGATGGGCAACCGCATCCTGACCCCCGCCATCATGGGCTACGAGGCGGTGTTCTTGCTATGGCAGGCATTGCTGCTGCTGGTGCTGGGCGCGCAGGGCATGGGCATGCTGGGTGAGAGGGGCAACTTCCTGGTGTCGGTCGCGCTGATGCTGGTGTATTCCTGGGGCCTGCAGCGCTGGCTGCTGCGCCGGGGGCAGGGCGATATCTATGTGCTGCTGCTCGTCGGTCTGGTGCTGACCATGGTGATCGGCACCTTCACCCAGTTTGTGCAGCTGCGCATCAGCCCGGGCGAGTTTGCCGTGTTCCAGGGCATGAGCTATGCGTCCTTCAACCGTGCCCGGCCCGATACCTTGGCCTATGCGGCGCTGGCCGTGGGTGCGGTATGCCTGGTGTTGCACAAAACCCTGCCGGTGCTGGATGTGATGGCGTTGGGCCGCGAGCAGGCCATCTCGCTGGGCGTGCCCCATGCGCGCTGCATGCGCCTGTACCTGGCCTTGGTGGCGGTGCTGGTGGCGGTATCTACCAGCCTCATCGGGCCAACAGCCTTTATGGGCATCTTTGTGGCCAACATCGTCTATGCGCTGGCACCGCAATGGCGCCACCGCAGCACCTTGCCGATGGGCTGCGCTGTCGCCATCGCCATCTTCCTGGTAGCGCAGCTGCTGGTGGAGCATGTTTTCAACTACAAGACCACCGTCAGCATCCTGGTCAATCTTGTCTGCGGTGCTTACTTTCTGGCGCTGACTTTGCGCGGTCGGGCTCTCTCATGATCATTGTCAGCAACCTCCATAAATCCTATGGCAGCCGCGCCGTGCTGTCCGGCGTCAGCACCGCCTTCCCTGCCGGGCGCATCACCTCGCTGATCGGCCCCAATGGTGCCGGCAAATCCACCTTGCTGATGATGATCGCCCGCCTGCTGGCGCCCAGCAGTGGCGAGATCCAGTTGGACGGCCGCAGCATTGCCACCATCTCGGTGGCGCACTATGCGCTGCGCATCGCCACCCTGCGCCAGTCGCCCGGTTTTCAGATGCGCTTGACGGTCGAAGAGCTGGTCGGCTTTGGCCGCTTTCCGCACCACCGGGGCACGTTGACGAGCAAAGACCAGCAAGCCGTCGATGAGGCCATCGCGTTCCTGTCGCTGGAGCCGCTGCGCCACGCCTATATCGACGAGATCAGTGGCGGCCAGCGGCAGATGGCCTTTTTGGCGATGACCATTGCCCAGCAGACCGATGTGCTGCTGCTCGACGAGCCGCTGAACAACCTGGACATGAAGCATGCCGTGCAGATCATGCGCGCGCTGCGCAGGCTTTGCGACGAGGCCGGCCGCACGGTGATTCTGGTCATCCACGACATCAACTTTGCTGCCAATTACTCTGACCACATCGTCGCGCTCAAAGGCGGAATGCTGTGCTTCAGCGGGCCTATCGACACCGTCATCTCCGAAGCCAATCTGTCGCAGCTGTTCGAGCTGCGGTTTGACATCAGCCGCACCGCGCAGGGATGCCTGTGCAACTACTTCAAGACCTAGGAAACCTTTGCCATGCCACGCTCCCGCACCTGCACCCACACCTGCAGCCGCACCTTTCTGCGGCCCCTGTCTACGGCCATCGCCGCAGCCGCCGCTGTCACCATCGCCCTGGCCCTGAGCGGCTGCGACCGCGCATCCAGCTCGGCCGCCGATGCACCATCTGCCAGCTCCGCCGCCAGCAGCCCGCCGGCCGCCGCGCCCATCACCGTGCAGCACCAGCTGGGCAGCACCGTCATCCCCCGCACCCCGCAGCGGGTGGCTGCGCTGGAGATGAACGAGGCTGATTTCCTCGACCAGCTCGGCGTGCCGATTGCCGGCATGGTCAAGGACTATGTGCCGCACTTTCTGGCCAAGTACAAAGCCGATGAGACTGTGCAAGACCTGGGCGCCATCGTGCAGCCCAACCTGGAACGCGTGCATGCCTTGAAGCCCGACCTGATCCTGATCACCCCCTTGCAGGCCA contains the following coding sequences:
- a CDS encoding ABC transporter ATP-binding protein; translated protein: MIIVSNLHKSYGSRAVLSGVSTAFPAGRITSLIGPNGAGKSTLLMMIARLLAPSSGEIQLDGRSIATISVAHYALRIATLRQSPGFQMRLTVEELVGFGRFPHHRGTLTSKDQQAVDEAIAFLSLEPLRHAYIDEISGGQRQMAFLAMTIAQQTDVLLLDEPLNNLDMKHAVQIMRALRRLCDEAGRTVILVIHDINFAANYSDHIVALKGGMLCFSGPIDTVISEANLSQLFELRFDISRTAQGCLCNYFKT
- a CDS encoding ABC transporter ATP-binding protein; translation: MLKTLNLLLGEQAPLLRRYAWMAALYGVLCGLCTALLLPLMTQLLQAQWRGAGAWLLALLAAVVLAWWWRGRVEQAGVGVGVAVLQTGRHRLGAHVARLPMGWFNAQNTAKVSHLVTQGMMAVAQLPAHVFTPVISGVVAPLVVLALLFVQDWRLGLVGLVALPLLLGVLLLTARMGRWADAAFQHDFAQAGQRMVEFAQAQSVLRAFQGGGQSTRFVAQAMEQQRQSAGRLIAVSALSSVLNVWAVQAVFAALLVAVVIGIDPHSAQVLAPGQVMGTVLSMLLISRFVEPLLELVGYADALRSARGQLDAMDALFAQQPLPQTQQPQWPRDASISLRDVHFSYGADQPAVLRGLNLHVPPGSMTALVGASGSGKSTLVRLMARFWDVDQGEVLIGGTDVRQMDEAQLAAQISQIFQDSYLFAGSMADNIRIGRPGASDAALWEAARQAGVDSIAQRLPGGMDSPVGEGGAQLSGGERQRIAIARALIKDAPILLVDEATAALDTENQALVAHTLARLRGQHTVVVIAHQLSTIAMADQVLVLEGGQVVEQGTPAQLAAQHGRYAQWLAQRAQAQGWRMAAGEERV
- a CDS encoding ABC transporter permease, with product MRLRWWLGFALLCLASLLVGARQMAWSQLWAFSGGSGDAWLTLTASRLPRLAALVLTGAGLAVCGVILQHIVRNKFVEPGTSGGLDAAKLGILIAMTLVPSAGAPGRMALALLFCFASSLLYVAIIARIRFKNTVLVPVIGLMYGSVLSAVAEFYAYRHNILQSMQGWLLGDFSRIVQGHYEMLYIILPVVALAYLYAQRFTVLGMGEEMATSLGLGYAATATLGLVLVAVTVSATVIAVGAIPFVGLVVPQLVALYKGDHLARNLPLVALGGASLLLVCDIAGRLLIYPFEVPIGLTAGALGGVVFLVLILRGRR
- a CDS encoding DUF4148 domain-containing protein, with product MFNTTTTRFILAVSLAFGGSAHAMSTDPVGNGSDYPPFAKGSSNLTRAQVQADFVQARNSGMLLLKNDEFQFNSHERGMGPSRAEVIKGATQARMAGTLPQGDSFGE
- a CDS encoding DUF692 domain-containing protein, with amino-acid sequence MSAVQADFFEVAPENWVRRDLDPLHALIASGRPVHLHGVALNLGGAAALDQSFLRDLRQLITDLGAPLYSDHLAASGDSYQLYDLFAVPFTVLHAHRIADRIRAVQDALGMRIAIENTTWYTNIGAMPEADFLGLVLERADCHLLLDLNNLSVNHKNHGGLSPSEFVQRLGMERISYMHVAGHEFDDRFDLFLDTHSQPVEAHTQQLARTLAERHGTPVLLEWDNDIPGMDVINQELACLRTSTTM
- a CDS encoding ABC transporter ATP-binding protein codes for the protein MHAHDAASAAAPGSGPIRRVLHPIRGRLMAAAALSGLGSMLSLVPLAAMVRMAQLALAEPADTAGIWALLGPALGSLFGAALLMLAGEVLAHMADNQLSHGLRMAAVQRLGQVPLGWFSSRTSGEVKQVLQDDIATLHSLSAHFYTSVARAGGAIVVAVVYLLAQDWRMALIALLPFPGYVWFLRRALQASGAQMSVFAGHMGRIQSAAVAFVAGMPVIKAFGNSGQGMASYQGAVDAFAQAFRDFVRPLVGAMAHAHGMAAPVTVLGFVLAGGCLLGSLGVLAPLDLLPFVLVAPGICAPVLLLHTLLHDLQGATAAAQRVLTLLDTPVLPQPAPSEQQQPLNNHLCFDQVGYAYGPGQQALAGISFQLQPGTVTAIVGPSGAGKTTIARLLLRFFDPTEGRITLGGADLRAIGSAELYQRIGFVLQDVRLIQASLRDNIALGRPGASQADIEAAARAADVHDCIAALPRGYDAVLGEDAQLSGGERQRISIARAVLMYAPILVLDEATAAADADSEAAIQHALSRFAQGRTVLVIAHRLDTVMQADQILVIDEGRLVEQGRHADLLAKGGRYARLWREGGYAAAQEASPC
- a CDS encoding iron chelate uptake ABC transporter family permease subunit — protein: MKRATTLKAVSTRHALWLGIAVLALGFVLLGSGLDLGYVIPRRLLRLAAIALGGICVAVSAIVFQTLMGNRILTPAIMGYEAVFLLWQALLLLVLGAQGMGMLGERGNFLVSVALMLVYSWGLQRWLLRRGQGDIYVLLLVGLVLTMVIGTFTQFVQLRISPGEFAVFQGMSYASFNRARPDTLAYAALAVGAVCLVLHKTLPVLDVMALGREQAISLGVPHARCMRLYLALVAVLVAVSTSLIGPTAFMGIFVANIVYALAPQWRHRSTLPMGCAVAIAIFLVAQLLVEHVFNYKTTVSILVNLVCGAYFLALTLRGRALS
- a CDS encoding TetR/AcrR family transcriptional regulator: MDPEKKAAPRGRPRLITQERIADAGIEIGLPHITFVGVASALGVTHMALYKHVPSLAELKHMVAEEIFRRWEFSLPKVGVHEGLQDYLLRFSDSVREFAKTYPGVTPYVIRRLVATPAMLQKIDAHQQEVAQAYRIDKDQSRQLLATIAFHGLAAADSVYSAARQETVVQTSFEAETAEMEGDLAQGMHALIAGALLQLRLDPALKP